The DNA sequence ACTTTTAGAAGTCTAGTTTGGAATCGAGCTGCTTATCGATAGCAGCGCATACTATTATAAAGGCTCAAAATCCTATCGGTTTTGAGCCTTTTGCTTGTGCATACGCGTAGCGATATGGAATCGATTATTCTGATATCACTATTGGATAACAAGTAGATTGAAACACTGATATTTACTGCAATACAGAAAGGCTATCCTTAATGATGTTTAATGCATTTTGAAGTTCTTCTTCGGTAATCACCAATGGTGGTGCGAATCTTATTTTATCGCCATGAGTTGGTTTTGCAAGCAATCCATTTTCCAATAGCTTATAGCAAAGTAATTCTGCAGCCTTATCATCGTCATGGTTTATTACAATAGCATTTAACAAACCTTTGCCACGGACCTGAGCGATGTGGGGATGCTGCCAGGATTCGATAGTCTCACGAAACAACTTCCCTAAACGATCAGCATTTTCACTTAGATTTTCGTCTATGAGCACTTGCAACGCTGCCATCGCCGTCGCTGCGGCAAGAGGGCTTCCTCCGAATGTGGAGCCATGCTCTCCAGGCTGAATGCCCAACATAATCTCATCGTCGGCGAGCACCGCAGAAACAGGCATAGTACCCCCACTCAGTGCTTTTCCAAGAATCAATATATCTGGGCGAACATCTTCATGATCACAAGCCAGCATACGACCTGTTCGTGCTAGTCCTGTCTGGATCTCGTCGGCGATAAACAGTACATTTGCCTCCTTACTTATGGCTGCAGCCTCCCTTAAATAACCTTCATCTGGAACGACCACCCCGGCTTCGCCTTGAATGGGTTCTACTAGAAATGCGACAACATCCGGATCTTGAACCACCTGCTTCAATGCAGGTAGATCGTTAAATGGAACGCTTAAATAGCCTTCCATATAGGGACCAAAACCATCTTTAGCGACCGGATCGCTGCTAAATGAAATGACGTTTAAGGTTCTTCCATGGAAGTTTTCTGCCGCAGTAATTATTTTGGCTCGGCCATCGGCCACTCCCTTTACCTTATAGCCCCAACGACGCGCCAGCTTGATGGCTGTTTCCACCGCTTCAACACCTCCATTCATGGGTAATACCTTATCGAAGCCAAATAGAGACGTGATATAAGCCGTATACTCTGCAAATTTCTCGGAGTGAAATGCCCGGGAAGTTAGGGTAAGCGTCC is a window from the Sphingobacterium sp. lm-10 genome containing:
- the rocD gene encoding ornithine--oxo-acid transaminase → MTNYPVTIDELTLSHIRKEEQFGAHNYHPLPVVLNKGEGVFVWDVTGRKFFDFLSGYSAVNQGHCHPKIIDVFVDQARTLTLTSRAFHSEKFAEYTAYITSLFGFDKVLPMNGGVEAVETAIKLARRWGYKVKGVADGRAKIITAAENFHGRTLNVISFSSDPVAKDGFGPYMEGYLSVPFNDLPALKQVVQDPDVVAFLVEPIQGEAGVVVPDEGYLREAAAISKEANVLFIADEIQTGLARTGRMLACDHEDVRPDILILGKALSGGTMPVSAVLADDEIMLGIQPGEHGSTFGGSPLAAATAMAALQVLIDENLSENADRLGKLFRETIESWQHPHIAQVRGKGLLNAIVINHDDDKAAELLCYKLLENGLLAKPTHGDKIRFAPPLVITEEELQNALNIIKDSLSVLQ